A DNA window from Rhinolophus sinicus isolate RSC01 linkage group LG10, ASM3656204v1, whole genome shotgun sequence contains the following coding sequences:
- the GFRA3 gene encoding GDNF family receptor alpha-3 yields MARPRNPRPPPPVLLLLLLPPLPLLPGAGDPLPTEGQLMNNCIQARKKCQADPTCNATYHHLKSCTSSTSTLSPAEEPSVSEDCLEVAQRLRNSSLRSCTCQRRMKNQTACLDIYWTVHPARSLGDYELDVSPYEDTVTRKPWKMNPNKVKKLKPDWDLCLKFAMLCTLNGKCGRLRKAYGEACSGPRCQRHTCQRQLRTFFEKASEPHAQSLLLCPCAPSDLGCGQRRRNTIAPSCALPAGTPNCLDLRHRCLSDVLCRSRLADFQTHCHSMDGRGTCATDKSRCLLAYTGLIGTAMTPNFVSNDNTSVALSCTCRGSGNLQEECERLEASFSHNSCLTEAIAAKMRLHSQLFSQASPVMEHQKKSPALRPEPWVPSLFSFTLALILLPSFG; encoded by the exons ATGGCTCGCCCCCGGAACCCGCGACCACCGCCACCTGTACTcctgctgctgttgctgccacCACTGCCGCTACTGCCCGGAGCCG GGGACCCCCTCCCCACAGAAGGGCAGCTCATGAACAACTGTATCCAGGCGAGGAAGAAGTGCCAGGCCGATCCCACTTGCAATGCTACCTACCACCACCTGAAGTCCTGTACCTCTAGTACAAGCACCCTATCACCTGCAGAGGAGCCTTCAGTTTCTGAGGACTGCTTGGAGGTAGCACAACGCCTCAGGAATAGCTCCCTGAGGAGCTGTACATGCCAACGGCGCATGAAGAACCAAACTGCCTGCCTGGACATCTACTGGACCGTTCACCCTGCCCGCAGCCTTG GTGACTATGAGCTGGATGTCTCCCCCTACGAAGACACAGTGACCAGAAAACCCTGGAAAATGAATCCCAACAAAGTGAAGAAGCTCAAACCAG ATTGGGATCTCTGCCTCAAGTTCGCCATGCTGTGCACTCTTAATGGCAAGTGTGGCCGGCTTCGCAAGGCCTACGGGGAAGCGTGCTCTGGCCCCCGCTGCCAGCGCCACACCTGCCAGCGGCAGCTCCGCACCTTCTTCGAGAAGGCCTCGGAGCCCCACGCGCAGAGCTTGCTGCTGTGCCCGTGCGCGCCGTCCGACCTGGGCTGCGGGCAGCGCCGGCGCAACACCATCGCCCCCAGCTGCGCGCTGCCGGCTGGGACCCCCAACTGCCTGGACCTGCGGCACCGCTGCCTCTCCGACGTCCTGTGCAG ATCTCGCCTGGCAGATTTTCAGACCCACTGCCATTCCATGGACGGCCGAGGGACCTGTGCTACGGACAAGTCCAGATGTCTGCTGGCATACACGGGGCTGATTG GCACTGCCATGACCCCCAACTTTGTCAGCAATGACAACACCAGTGTTGCCTTAAGTTGTACCTGCAGAGGCAGTGGTAACCTGCAGGAGGAGTGTGAGCGGCTGGAAGCATCCTTCTCCCACAACTCCTGCCTCA CGGAGGCCATTGCAGCTAAGATGCGTTTGCATAGCCAACTCTTCTCCCAGGCCTCACCCGTGATGGAACACCAG AAAAAAAGCCCTGCTCTGAGGCCAGAGCCCTGGGTACCGTCTCTGTTCTCCTTCACACTTGCCTTGATTCTGCTCCCAAGTTTCGGGTAG